The proteins below come from a single Zea mays cultivar B73 chromosome 8, Zm-B73-REFERENCE-NAM-5.0, whole genome shotgun sequence genomic window:
- the LOC100275154 gene encoding uncharacterized protein LOC100275154, which translates to MENNRQQQQAPPPPGYPTAAAGLEQEQGGRKGRRREKTTSRGDKGFIEGCIAALCCCWICEMCCD; encoded by the exons ATGGAGAACAacaggcagcagcagcaggcgccgccgccgccag GCTACCCGACGGCGGCTGCAGGcttggagcaggagcagggaggcAGGAAGGGACGACGCCGGGAGAAGACGACCTCGCGCGGGGATAAAGGCTTCATCGAAGGATG CATCGCGGCGCTCTGCTGCTGCTGGATCTGCGAGATGTGCTGCGACTAG